Proteins from one Oncorhynchus mykiss isolate Arlee unplaced genomic scaffold, USDA_OmykA_1.1 un_scaffold_389, whole genome shotgun sequence genomic window:
- the LOC118954548 gene encoding zinc finger protein 501-like isoform X1, which translates to MKGSDLTHQRERPDSEEPEPGTSKLARRHHCSHCGKNCNRLWDLKQHEKMHTGEKPYHCSQCGKCFVCSGELKQHERIHTGEKPYHCSQCGKSFNQKANLKAHERIHTGEKPYHCSQCGMCFNHKANLKAHERIHTGEKPYHCSQCGRCFNQSWALKQHERIHTGEKPYHCSQCGKCFNQKANLKAHERMHTGEKPYHCSQCGRCFNQLWALKQHERIHTGEKPYHCSQCGKCFIHSGDLKRHERIHTREKPYHCSQCGMCFNQRVNLEAHERIHTGEKPYHCSQCGKSFNRKANLKAHERRHTGEKPYHCSQCGKCFNRSEELKRHKRIHTGEKHYHCSQCGKCFNQSGELKQHERIHTGEKPYHCSQCGKCFIHSGDLKRHERIHTGEKPYHCSQCGKCFNQRGNLKKHENTHRAEALPLRPGCKAFAH; encoded by the exons atgaaaggatcagatttgacacatcaaa gagaaagaccagactcagaggaaccagagccagggacgtccaaactagcaagacgacaccactgctcccactgtggaaaaaATTGTAACCGGTTATgggacctgaaacaacatgagaaaatgcacacaggggagaagccttaccactgttcccaatgtggaaagtgtttcgtcTGTTCGGGggagctgaaacaacatgagagaatacacacaggagagaagccttaccactgctcccaatgtggaaagagtttcaaccagaaagcaaacctgaaagctc atgagagaatacacacaggagagaagccttaccactgctcccaatgtggaatgtgtttcaaCCATAAAGCAAACCTGAAAgctcacgagagaatacacacaggagagaagccttaccactgctcccaatgtggaaggtgtttcaaccagtcgtgggcgctgaaacaacacgagagaatacacacaggagagaagccttaccactgctcccaatgtggaaagtgtttcaaccagaaAGCAAACCTGAAAGCTCACGAGAGaatgcacacaggagagaagccttaccactgctcccaatgtggaaggTGTTTCAACCAGTTGTGGGCGCTGAaacaacacgagagaatacacacgggagagaagccttaccactgctcccaatgtggaaagtgtttcatccATTCAGGGGatctgaaacgacatgagagaatacacacacgagagaagccttaccactgctcccaatgtggaatgtgtttcaaCCAGAGAGTAAACCTGGaagctcatgagagaatacacacaggagagaagccttaccactgctcccagtgtggaaagagtttcaaccggaaagcaaacctgaaagctcatgagagaagacacacaggagagaagccttaccactgctcccaatgtggaaagtgtttcaaccggtCGGAGGAGCTGAAACGAcataagagaatacacacaggagagaagcattaccactgctcccaatgtggaaagtgtttcaaccagtcgggggagctgaaacaacatgagagaatacacacaggagagaagccttaccactgctcccaatgtggaaagtgtttcatccATTCAGGGGatctgaaacgacatgagagaatacacacaggagagaagccttaccactgctcccaatgtggaaagtgtttcaaccagagaggaaacctgaaaaagcatgagaatacacacagggcagAAGCCTTACCACTCCGCCCAGGTTGCAAAGCTTTTGCCCATTaa
- the LOC118954548 gene encoding zinc finger protein 501-like isoform X2 — translation MKGSDLTHQRERPDSEEPEPGTSKLARRHHCSHCGKNCNRLWDLKQHEKMHTGEKPYHCSQCGKCFVCSGELKQHERIHTGEKPYHCSQCGKSFNQKANLKAHERIHTGEKPYHCSQCGKCFNQKANLKAHERMHTGEKPYHCSQCGRCFNQLWALKQHERIHTGEKPYHCSQCGKCFIHSGDLKRHERIHTREKPYHCSQCGMCFNQRVNLEAHERIHTGEKPYHCSQCGKSFNRKANLKAHERRHTGEKPYHCSQCGKCFNRSEELKRHKRIHTGEKHYHCSQCGKCFNQSGELKQHERIHTGEKPYHCSQCGKCFIHSGDLKRHERIHTGEKPYHCSQCGKCFNQRGNLKKHENTHRAEALPLRPGCKAFAH, via the exons atgaaaggatcagatttgacacatcaaa gagaaagaccagactcagaggaaccagagccagggacgtccaaactagcaagacgacaccactgctcccactgtggaaaaaATTGTAACCGGTTATgggacctgaaacaacatgagaaaatgcacacaggggagaagccttaccactgttcccaatgtggaaagtgtttcgtcTGTTCGGGggagctgaaacaacatgagagaatacacacaggagagaagccttaccactgctcccaatgtggaaagagtttcaaccagaaagcaaacctgaaagctcatgagagaatacacacag gagagaagccttaccactgctcccaatgtggaaagtgtttcaaccagaaAGCAAACCTGAAAGCTCACGAGAGaatgcacacaggagagaagccttaccactgctcccaatgtggaaggTGTTTCAACCAGTTGTGGGCGCTGAaacaacacgagagaatacacacgggagagaagccttaccactgctcccaatgtggaaagtgtttcatccATTCAGGGGatctgaaacgacatgagagaatacacacacgagagaagccttaccactgctcccaatgtggaatgtgtttcaaCCAGAGAGTAAACCTGGaagctcatgagagaatacacacaggagagaagccttaccactgctcccagtgtggaaagagtttcaaccggaaagcaaacctgaaagctcatgagagaagacacacaggagagaagccttaccactgctcccaatgtggaaagtgtttcaaccggtCGGAGGAGCTGAAACGAcataagagaatacacacaggagagaagcattaccactgctcccaatgtggaaagtgtttcaaccagtcgggggagctgaaacaacatgagagaatacacacaggagagaagccttaccactgctcccaatgtggaaagtgtttcatccATTCAGGGGatctgaaacgacatgagagaatacacacaggagagaagccttaccactgctcccaatgtggaaagtgtttcaaccagagaggaaacctgaaaaagcatgagaatacacacagggcagAAGCCTTACCACTCCGCCCAGGTTGCAAAGCTTTTGCCCATTaa